In Cryptococcus gattii WM276 chromosome A, complete sequence, one genomic interval encodes:
- a CDS encoding Pre-mRNA splicing factor, putative (Similar to TIGR gene model, INSD accession AAW41713.1), translating to MSQYAHVPKSELDEAQIRELEEYEISQGPLSVLQQSVRNSSQVLISLRNNKKLLARVKAFDRHCNMVLENVKEMWTETPKGKGKKPVNKDRFISKMFLRGDSVILVLRNAA from the exons ATGAG TCAATACGCCCACGTCCCTAAATCCGAGCTTGACGAAGCCCAAATACGAGAACTTGAAGAGTATGAAATCTCTCAAGGCCCGTTATCTGTTCTTCAACAATCCGTCCGCAACTCTTCTCAAGTCCTTATCTCATTGCGGAATAACAAGAAACTTCTGGCGAGAGTGAAGGCGTTCGATAGGCATTGCAACATGGTTTTGGAGAACGTAAAGGAA ATGTGGACGGAGACACCAAAGGGCAAAGGCAAAAAGCCCGTGAACAAGGACCGTTTCATCTC AAAAATGTTTCTTCGAGGCGATTCTGTGATCCTGG TTCTTCGCAATGCGGCATAG
- a CDS encoding Nucleolus protein, putative (Similar to TIGR gene model, INSD accession AAW41578.1) — protein sequence MVSFQCDACADTVKKPKLDQHRSRCFASFTCLDCSKTFKNPSEYKGHTSCISEAEKYQGTLYKGSKKEQTRSQPQSLTPVSEAEPVASAPSIHPSRLQQMTSSSSDNHRGGFQDRGNRGMRGGRGGYQNRGGFNPNGGERSYASAMNKLESAVGMRSWGSPAITETASENLEVREEPGEKKDEKKRKKKGDKGGTGSRANSKNARSEEPSSAPPETLEPKSKKRKIDDTDIVDDLENPSPAVSIEPISSKTIKRLKKRLSKLEEKKEMSLRELVDSLQKDEKKAVEAAEIMRGIKISFRDGSWVLNV from the exons ATGGTTTCCTTCCA ATGCGACGCTTGTGCCGACACCGTCAAGAAGCCTAAACTTGACCAGCATCGTTCTAGGTGCTTTGCATCTTTCACCTGCCTTG ACTGTTCGAAGACCTTCAAGAATCCTTCAGAGTACAA AGGCCACACGTCCTGCATCTCAGAAGCGGAGAAGTACCAGGGCACCCTCTATAAAGGCTCTAAGAAG GAACAGACCCGAAGCCAGCCCCAGTCTCTGACCCCTGTATCCGAAGCTGAACCCGTGGCTTCTGCCCCCAGCATTCACCCTTCACGTCTTCAGCAAATGACTTCGTCATCGAGCGATAACCATCGAGGAGGATTTCAAGATCGGGGAAATCGAGGAATGCGTGGTGGCCGTGGCGGTTATCAGAATCGCGGAGGTTTCAACCCCAACGGGGGAGAAAGATCTTACGCCTCTGCCATGAACAAGCTCGAAAGTGCCGTTGGAATGAGGTCTTGGGGCTCCCCTGCTATCACTGAGACCGCATCTGAGAACCTCGAGGTCAGAGAGGAACCaggagagaaaaaagatgaaaagaaaaggaaaaagaagggagatAAAGGCGGAACTGGGTCAAGAGCAAACTCCAAAAACGCTCGAAGTGAAGAGCCAAGTTCTGCGCCGCCTGAAACCCTTGAACCCAAGAGCAAAAAACGCAAGATTGACGATACTGATATTGTGGACGACCTTGAGAATCCATCTCCTGCTGTCTCCATCGAACCTATCTCTTCGAAGACTATCAAACGTTTGAAAAAACGCCTTTCTAAGCTtgaagaaaagaaggaaatgagTCTAAGAGAACTAGTCGACTCCCTACAgaaggatgaaaagaaGGCTGTTGAGGCAGCAGAGATCATGAGGGGCATTAAAATCTCTTTCCGGGATGGTTCTTGGGTCTTAAACGTTTAG
- a CDS encoding Histidinol-phosphate transaminase, putative (Similar to TIGR gene model, INSD accession AAW41576.1): protein MPILGLKATGPSAPAHFDLEALIRPNILALQPYRCARDDYSAGILLDANENAIGPSLPSLTLDQSDKATAIASQTLSLLSDEEIASLNRYPSPTHDELKREIAKLRGVPDENWVFLGVGSDEVIDMLYRVLCVPGKDRVITCPPTYGMYKVTANVNDIGVLEVPLITENGSFQLDESALDEAFKANPDIKLLFICSPGNPTGTLIPLDVIKRILNNPLFKGVVVVDEAYVDFSPEGSSAASLVNEYANVCVSQTLSKSFGLAAIRLGYLLAPPPLVQILTNTKAPYNVSLPTASIALKAVSTEGIAAMSRSVATLNENRQTLMEDLSTIKGVGELLGGNQANFVLCQIVDEEGRPSNKRAMMVYKTMAEHKGVVVRFRGTERGCEGCLRITVGTKEECKQAVKHIAALLQ, encoded by the exons ATGCCTATCCTTGGTCTCAAAGCCACGGGCCCATCTGCTCCCGCCCACTTCGACTTGGAGGCCCTCATTCGGCCCAATATTCTTGCTTTACAGCCCTATCGCTGTGCTCGAGACGATTACTCTGCCGGTATTCTGTTAGACGCCAATGAGAATGCCATTGGACCGAGTCTTCCATCTCTCACCCTTGACCAAAGCGACAAGGCAACTGCCATTGCCTCGCAAACTCTCTCCTTGCTGTCAGACGAAGAAATTGCCAGTCTCAATCGATATCCATCTCCCACCCATGATGAACTCAAACGAGAGATTGCAAAACTTAGAGGCGTCCCGGATGAAAATTGGGTGTTCCTTGGCGTGGGAAGCGACGAGGTGATTGATATGCTCTACAGGGTCCTCTGTGTCCCTGGCAAAGATAGGGTCATTACATGCCCTCCTACTTACGGCATGTACAAAGTTACAGCCAATGTGAATGATATTGGGGTGTTAGAAGTGCCTCTCATTACGGAAAATGGATCATTTCAGCTCGATGAATCTGCG CTGGATGAGGCTTTCAAGGCGAATCCAGACATAAAGCTGCTCTTTATTTGCTCTCCGGGCAATCCCACTGGCACTCTCATTCCACTTGATGTAATCAAGCGTATCCTTAATAATCCCTTATTCAAAGGTGTTGTCGTCGTTGACGAGGCCTACGTGGATTTCTCGCCTGAAGGATCCAGTGCTGCTAGCCTAGTCAATGAGTACGCCAATGTTTGTGTATCACAAACCTTAAGCAAGAGTTTCGGTCTTGCTGCTATCCG TCTGGGCTACCTCCTTGCTCCACCTCCTTTAGTCCAAATTCTCACCAACACCAAAGCCCCGTACAACGTTTCGCTTCCCACGGCATCTATCGCCCTCAAGGCCGTCTCCACTGAAGGCATTGCAGCCATGAGCCGCTCAGTAGCTACCCTCAACGAGAACCGTCAGACACTGATGGAGGATCTTTCCACTATCAAAGGTGTCGGCGAATTATTGGGTGGTAACCAAGCTAACTTTGTACTTTGTCAAATTGTGGACGAAGAAGGCCGACCTTCCAACAAAAGAGCCATGATGGTCTACAAAACTATGGCTGAACATAAGGGTGTGGTGGTGAGGTTCCGGGGTACCGAAAGAGGATGTGAGGGATGCCTGAGAATAACAGTCGGCACAAAAGAAGAGTGCAAGCAAGCCGTTAAACACATTGCCGCTCTATTGCAGTAG
- a CDS encoding Sterol 24-C-methyltransferase, putative (Similar to TIGR gene model, INSD accession AAW41580.1), translating into MPAETRSADRVSNYNKFWEKKSAHDNDTHRANRLDQYTEVVNGYYDGATELYEYGWSESFHFCRFYKGEAFLQALARHEHYLASMMQLKPGMRVLDVGCGVGGPAREISRFSDANIVGVNNNDFQIGRATAKTKKAGLSDKVSFVKGDFMKLSEQFGENSFDAIYAIEATCHAPNFEGIYGEIFKCLKPGGVFGVYEWCMTDAWDPSNPEHKEIAHGIEIGDGIPEMRDLTAARNALKTVGFEIEHEEDLADRDDAVPWYYPLEGDIWKAQTAWDMFTCWRTSKMGYTVTQNAVWFLEKFGLVPKGTYSVGQSLIVAAKALVAGGKTKLFTPMALWVARKPAN; encoded by the exons ATGCCCGCTGAAACCCGTTCTGCCGACCGAGTGTCCAACTACAACAAGTTCTGGGAGAAAAAGTCTGCCCATGACAACGACACTCACAGAGCTAACCGATTGGACCAGTACACCGAAGTTGTTAACG GTTACTATGACGGTGCTACCGAGCTCTATGAGTATGGTTGGA GCGAGTCTTTCCACTTCTGCCGTTTCTACAAGGGTGAAGCGTTTCTCCAGGCT CTTGCCCGTCACGAGCACTACCTTGCTTCTATGATGCAGTTGAAGCCCGGCATGCGTGTTCTCGATGTCGGGTGTGGCGTTGGTGGCCCTGCTCGTGAAATTTCCCGTTTCTCTGATGCCAATATCGTCGGTGTCAATAACAACGACTTCCAAATCGGTAGGGCTACTGCCAAGACAAAGAAGGCCGGTCTCAGCGACAAGGTTTCCTTCGTCAAAGGTGACTTCATGAAGCTCAGTGAACAATTTGGAGAGAATTCTTTTGACGCTA TCTACGCTATTGAGGCTACTTGCCACGCCCCTAATTTTGAAGGCATCTACGGGGAGATCTTCAAGTGCTTGAAGCCTGGTGGTGTG TTTGGTGTGTACGAATGGTGCATGACTGACGCTTGGGACCCCTCCAACCCCGAGCACAAGGAAATTGCCCATGGAATCGAG ATTGGAGATGGTATTCCCGAGATGCGAGACTTGACCGCCGCTCGCAACGCTCTTAAAACTGTTGGTTTCGAGATCGAGCACGAAGAGGATCTGGCCGATC GAGATGATGCTGTGCCGTGGTACTACCCCCTTGAAGGTGACATCTGGAAAGCTCAAACCGCCTGGGATA TGTTCACCTGCTGGAGAACCAGCAAGATGGGTTACACAGTTACTCAGAACGCTGTGTGGTTCCTTGAAAAGTTTGGTCTCGTGCCCAAGGGTACTTATAGCGTTGGCCAGAGTTTGATCGTCGCCGCCAAGGCCCTCGTCGCCGGTGGCAAGACCAAGTTGTTCAC TCCTATGGCTTTATGGGTTGCTCGAAAGCCTGCTAACTAG
- a CDS encoding 20S proteasome beta-type subunit, putative; Pre3p (Similar to TIGR gene model, INSD accession AAW41577.1) — MAVQFDGGVVIGADSRTTTGSYIANRVTDKLTHIHDRIYCCRSGSAADTQAIADIVHQHAQVYTSVYGSPPSVATAAALFEKLCYENKDQLSAGIIVAGWDKENGGSVYNIPLGGGMFQQPWAIGGSGSTYVYGYCDATYQEGWSEEETVKFVKNTLSLAMARDGSSGGCIRMCVITQDKVERHFIPGNELPRFWEGKEVVGSMNAASTAVVV; from the exons ATGGCCGTTCAATTTGATGGCGGTGTTGTCATTGGTGCGGACAGTAGAACAACAACCGGTTCCTATATT GCCAATCGAGTCACAGATAAGCTCACTCATATTCATGATCGTATTTACTGTTGTCGATCTGGGTCAGCTGCAGACACGCAAGCTATTGCCGATATCGTGCACCAGCATGCTCAGGTATATACCTCTGTCTATGGATCACCGCCTTCAGTTGCCACTGCTGCAGCGCTGTTTGAGAAGTTGTGTTATGAAAACAAGGATCAGCTCTCGGCGGGCATTATTGTTGCAGGTTGGGACAAGGAAAATGGCGGATCAGTCTACAACATTCCACTAGGAGGCGGGATGTTCCAACAACCTTGGGCTATTGGAG GTTCCGGCTCAACATATGTTTATGGGTACTGCGACGCTACCTATCAAGAGGGGTGgtcagaagaagaaactGTTAAGTTTGTGAAGAATA CTCTTTCTCTTGCGATGGCGCGAGATGGTTCGTCTGGTGGTTGTATTCGGATGTGTGTTATCACCCAAGATAAAGTCGAGCGTCACTTTATCCCCGGAAATGAATTGCCAAGGTTTTGGGAAGGCAAGGAAGTGGTAGGCAGTATGAATGCCGCGAGCACAGCTGTAGTGGTATAA
- a CDS encoding Hypothetical Protein (Similar to TIGR gene model, INSD accession AAW41712.1) gives MPSVLSPNNPVSRSYAPLIDETNSPIITSTSKAVPYNGPAMYGQPDLPPAVAASSSTGFDDLQKAGMGMRSDSEEALSPSTSRKGKERAKTPTFDGDLGEVRRGSYKGKERVWDIEQGIFSEEHLASENSCYPPTNEAEEEERRIQEHLTRLAARDMARRRAARESKQLPTPTAASASPQSSFSISSAARRPFSLFSSSSKRGSLLGLDSGWIGKRDADVGELPMARPRSQGEQYMNPYEAQPTFSPAPKVSGSPRSISMQSPFADPSPPPLTASDLSVYKRPSLVSASSGSPHTSYRSPLISPISPSDETGFAYGGPTWRGGQAVQQQEDVARRGPDRWWHALCAWGDDLDGGHDVPEAGRTNPFE, from the exons ATGCCCTCAGTTCTCTCCCCTAATAATCCCGTCTCCAGGTCATATGCACCTCTGATAGACGAGACCAACTCTCCTATCATTACCTCTACTTCCAAAGCGGTCCCCTATAATGGACCTGCGATGTATGGGCAGCCCGACCTTCCCCCTGCGGTAGCTGCTTCATCCTCGACAGGATTCGATGACCTGCAAAAGGCTGGTATGGGTATGCGGAGTGACTCCGAAGAGGCACTATCACCCAGTACAAGTAGAAAAGGTAAGGAGAGAGCCAAAACGCCCACGTTTGATGGAGACCTTGGTGAAGTCAGGCGAGGCTCATATAAGGGCAAAGAAAGGGTCTGGGACATTGAGCAAGGAATCTTTTCAGAAGAACATCTGGCAAGTGAAAATAGTTGTTATCCTCCAACCAATGAGgccgaagaagaagaacgaagAATTCAAGAG CATCTCACTAGACTTGCTGCTCGAGACATGGCGCGACGGCGGGCCGCTCGGGAATCAAAACAGCTGCCCACCCCAACCGCCGCCAGTGCTTCTCCCCAATCTTCGTTCTCCATTTCCTCTGCTGCCCGCCGTCCTTTTTCGTTATTCAGCTCATCTTCTAAAAGGGGAAGTTTATTGGGGTTAGATAGCGGCTGGATAGGGAAAAGGGATGCTGATGTTGGTGAA CTACCAATGGCTCGGCCGCGTTCTCAAGGCGAGCAATACATGAACCCATATGAGGCTCAACCTACTTTTTCTCCGGCGCCCAAAGTCTCTGGCTCACCTAGAAGCATTTCTATGCAGTCACCATTTGCAGATCCAAGCCCTCCCCCTCTAACGGCTTCCGACCTCTCTGTATATAAGCGACCCTCGCTCGTATCTGCCTCATCCGGTTCTCCTCATACTTCCTACCGATCCCCTCTCATATCGCCAATATCGCCCAGCGATGAAACCGGTTTTGCCTATGGGGGCCCTACATGGCGCGGTGGCCAAGCAGTCCAACAACAGGAAGATGTGGCACGCAGAGGTCCAGATAGGTGGTGGCACGCCCTCTGTGCTTGGGGTGATGATTTGGATGGTGGGCACGATGTTCCCGAGGCGGGCAGAACCAATCCTTTCGAATAA
- a CDS encoding Two-component response regulator, putative (Similar to TIGR gene model, INSD accession AAW41579.1): MWGSNASTAASESTDSLSLSPSQSAAVEPPLPVSFQPSPHSVAHPPQMSASASSTSSQILFDWSVPRLAASHTRMDPFDTFDPVSSSSEDDPIPPESRRAGHQRSVTDPILRDGQPIDIEFTTAGPPIQSYEFEQLPTFSRTLSSPLPTKVGSLRHPMPLTADDLNSHDRDLAHRPLPPTPLHFISVELADSLQSAIQTLLHLSPPHLLDNAKEQYSGCSVQIPVTSLSALLTSMRGLNFLSAHAEELVDPGAGGVAPVIHREDFDVGELLQNVADMLSGEAAEKQIDFVLFHGDIGMKHISVYGDSDGISYALSHVIRQILAVAKCDDTIELGLQVIPQSPALTSAVGLPLASTDVGGETNSKLGSTSRLETPSDRPSPSNFAQDGSLLCVFEIVHNIYQPPPSSASATPKAELNPFTHLAEETESLRPRLDTAFCKNLLRRQNAVLKLDVQPSSPLGSGMPRRAYVLSVLLPRGKPITEPAILSKEEQEVRQPFSSQVLAREPTLDELSQFAESLRGRKVFIHANLTSVFARHLTSYLAAWGMDISHLPTDGDEADKTKILAAKCDSVYTGSTSGPDGTTSSSETPYSNIPTGMPAAHSGHFVIVDDDVAVLRHELFRIRSELLSISFKPRISKRPTMISRTRSSPAVRQIPPRSPGAVLIHFTSLANYNRVRDAITNFVGAPWLTNSETYVQPEVMVIPKPVGPRRFLTALYTAVKQPMVDPFFTPIATSPRSPGAGYFGGLRTPTERESGFFDSVAEEPHEELDPRSNSTIVQKAKSPLREFPPSAAQIVRTNQGLHLSLPTPNEIMTTPAQEYFSGTSRSPSSGASGVVMQSPDGRPFGMFFEPPIKNERRGSTHRTPSDSIRRKQANRRASASDEPIPSPSAAPPRRSSTISSAGREEHRSSSAANVTDRPTHSRVNSRRKNNLPAAEEPIMAVGRAKGKERSETVTKGGDSASRKGTPVASPRTEENKELEKGEKAVMPKSLVPAKKNAKVDVVVPPINVLIVEDNPINQNILSMFLRKKKIKNSSAKDGAEAVEKWRTGGFHLILMDIQLPVMDGIAATKEIRRLERHNNIGVFPSTPAAELPRVPNIADPPTPSSPFRSSVIIVALTASSLQSDRVAALAAGCNDFLTKPVSLKWLDKKIVEWGCMQALIDFDGWRRWKSSDTKNPSETKQGFSVGPQQAARSLASRLRIERKGSRSPAVPASTPRLNVQSATPDRQETPAEPASQVPKTLPVAASDPPLSPKSLNKTVNDFFKQADARLENAREEQGISSRNEHTSLPDSTNTTITPSKTYPAPPS, from the exons ATGTGGGGCTCAAATGCTTCCACCGCCGCCTCAGAGTCGACGGactccctctccctctccccttCCCAGTCTGCGGCCGTTGAGCCCCCCCTGCCCGTAAGCTTCCAACCGTCTCCCCATTCCGTTGCTCACCCCCCCCAGATGTCCGCTTCGgcctcctccacctcctcccAAATTCTCTTTGACTGGTCCGTCCCCAGGCTCGCCGCATCCCATACCCGCATGGACCCATTCGACACTTTTGATCCCGTATCCTCAAGCTCGGAGGATGATCCCATCCCTCCAGAGAGCCGCCGTGCTGGTCATCAGCGCTCAGTAACAGACCCTATTTTACGAGATGGCCAACCCATCGATATTGAATTCACTACTGCTGGACCGCCCATACAAAGCTACGAATTTGAACAACTCCCCACATTTAGCAGAACGTtatcttctcctcttccgACTAAAGTCGGCTCTCTCAGACATCCTATGCCACTTACCGCCGACGACTTGAACTCGCATGATCGGGATTTAGCCCATCGTCCTCTGCCGCCTACACCTCTGCATTTTATCTCCGTTGAGTTAGCCGATTCCTTGCAATCGGCCATCCAGACATTATTGCATCTATCTCCACCTCACCTACTCGATAATGCAAAAGAGCAATACTCAGGATGTTCGGTACAGATACCTGTTACCTCACTTTCGGCCCTCTTGACCTCTATGAGAGGCCTCAACTTCTTATCGGCTCATGCTGAAGAACTGGTCGACCCCGGCGCTGGTGGAGTTGCACCTGTAATCCACAGGGAGGACTTTGATGTAGGAGAACTTTTGCAAAATGTCGCAGATATGTTGAGTGGAGAGGCAGCAGAAAAACAGATCGATTTCGTTTTGTTCCATGGTGACATAGGGATGAAGCATATCAGTGTGTATGGAGATTCTGACGGAATCAGCTATGCCTTGAGTCAT GTTATTCGGCAAATACTGGCAGTAGCCAAGTGCGATGATACCATAGAACTCGGCCTTCAAGTCATTCCTCAAAGTCCGGCTTTAACTTCCGCTGTCGGACTGCCTTTAGCATCGACGGATGTTGGTGGAGAGACCAATAGCAAGTTGGGGTCTACATCTCGATTGGAAACCCCCAGTGACAGGCCGTCTCCATCTAATTTTGCCCAAGACGGGTCCCTTCTCTGTGTGTTCGAAATAGTCCATAACATATATCAGCCACCACCAAGCTCCGCATCCGCCACTCCTAAAGCCGAGCTGAACCCTTTCACTCATCTTGCCGAAGAAACAGAATCTTTGCGACCAAGGCTGGATACAGCATTTTGTAAGAATCTGCTTCGTCGGCAGAATGCTGTCCTCAAACTTGATGTTCAGCCTTCATCCCCTTTAGGATCCGGGATGCCCCGTAGGGCTTACGTGTTATCAGTGCTCCTACCAAGAGGTAAACCTATCACCGAGCCCGCAATACTTTCTAAAGAGGAACAAGAAGTTCGTCAACCATTTTCATCGCAAGTACTTGCTCGAGAACCCACGCTCGATGAACTCTCACAATTTGCTGAATCATTACGAGGAAGAAAGGTGTTTATCCATGCCAATCTGACTAGCGTTTTCGCGAGACACCTTACGAGCTACCTAGCTGCATGGGGAATGGATATATCACATCTACCGACAGATGGCGATGAAGCCGACAAAACGAAGATTCTGGCGGCCAAGTGTGATTCGGTTTACACTGGATCTACGAGTGGGCCGGACGGCACTACTTCCAGCTCAGAAACGCCCTATTCAAATATACCGACTGGCATGCCTGCTGCCCATTCTGGACATTTTGTCATCGTAGACGATGATGTTGCAGTCTTGCGCCATGAACTCTTCCGCATCCGCTCAGAATTGCTTTCCATTTCATTCAAACCTAGAATATCTAAGCGGCCCACTATGATTTCTCGAACCCGTTCCTCTCCTGCAGTGCGACAGATCCCGCCGAGATCACCGGGCGCTGTACTTATACACTTCACCTCTCTTGCCAATTATAACCGGGTCCGAGACGCTATCACGAACTTTGTAGGGGCGCCATGGTTAACCAATTCGGAAACGTATGTCCAGCCGGAGGTGATGGTTATACCCAAGCCTGTTGGGCCACGAAGATTTTTGACTGCTCTGTATACAGCTGTAAAACAGCCTATGGTCGACCCATTTTTCACCCCTATCGCCACGTCTCCCAGATCACCAGGCGCAGGTTACTTTGGTGGTTTGCGGACTCCAACAGAGAGAGAATCGGGATTCTTTGATTCTGTTGCGGAAGAGCCGCATGAAGAGTTGGATCCAAGATCAAATTCTACCATTGTGCAGAAGGCCAAATCTCCTTTAAGAGAATTCCCACCTTCTGCCGCACAGATCGTTCGTACCAATCAGGGTCTGCATCTTTCGCTCCCCACTCCAAATGAAATCATGACAACGCCTGCTCAAGAATACTTTTCTGGGACTTCCAGGTCTCCTAGCTCTGGTGCGTCTGGAGTCGTAATGCAGAGCCCTGATGGCCGCCCTTTCGGAATGTTTTTCGAACCGCCTATAAAAAATGAGCGCCGCGGATCTACTCACAGGACGCCTTCCGATTCCATCAGGAGGAAACAAGCGAACCGCCGTGCGTCTGCAAGCGACGAGCCCATTCCTTCACCTTCGGCCGCCCCGCCTCGCCGTTCGTCCACAATTTCTTCAGCTGGCAGAGAGGAACACCGCAGTTCATCTGCTGCTAATGTTACAGACCGTCCTACCCATTCAAGGGTGAAttcaagaagaaaaaaCAATCTTCCAGCGGCGGAGGAACCGATTATGGCTGTGGGCAGGGCAAAGGGTAAGGAGAGGTCGGAGACTGTCACGAAGGGAGGTGACTCAGCGTCAAGGAAGGGTACACCAGTGGCAAGCCCACGCACAGAGGAGAACAAGGAATTGGAAAAAGGTGAAAAGGCAGTGATGCCTAAGAGCCTTGTGCCTGCGAAGAAGAATGCTAAAGTCGACGTTGTGGTGCCGCCTATTAATGTGCTGATTGTCGAAG ATAACCCCATCAACCAAAACATTTTGAGTATGTTCCtgagaaaaaagaagataaaGAATTCTTCCGCCAAAGATGGCGCAGAAGCTGTTGAGAAGTGGAGAACTGGAGGCTTTCATCTAATCTTG ATGGACATCCAATTGCCCGTGATGGATGGGATAGCTGCTACCAAAGAGATCCGTCGACTTGAGCGTCACAATAACATTGGCGTTTTTCCATCGACGCCAGCTGCCGAACTTCCTAGGGTTCCAAATATCGCCGACCCTCCAactccatcttctccatttcGCTCGTCAGTCATCATTGTTGCCTTGACAGCCTCGTCCCTGCAAAGTGACAGAGTAGCTGCTTTAGCTGCTGGCTGTAATGACTTCTTAACCAAACCCGTCTCTTTGAAATGGTTGGACAAAAAGATTGTCGAGTGGGGTTGTATGCAG GCGTTAATTGATTTTGACGGCTGGCGACGATGGAAGAGCTCCGACACTAAGAATCCTAGCGAAACTAAGCAAGGCTTCTCAGTGGGCCCTCAACAGGCTGCTAGATCGCTCGCTAGCAGATTACGCATTGAACGCAAAGGCTCTCGATCTCCTGCAGTGCCAGCATCGACTCCACGGCTTAATGTGCAGTCGGCAACCCCAGACAGGCAAGAAACCCCCGCAGAACCCGCGTCTCAAGTGCCGAAGACTCTGCCAGTCGCAGCATCTGACCCCCCATTATCTCCCAAGTCACTGAACAAGACTGTCAATGATTTCTTCAAGCAAGCAGACGCTAGACTGGAAAATGCGCGGGAGGAACAAGGAATATCGAGTCGAAACGAACACACAAGCTTACCAGATTCAACAAATACCACTATTACCCCCTCCAAGACCTATCCTGCCCCTCCCTCATGA
- a CDS encoding Single-stranded DNA binding protein 12k chain, putative (Similar to TIGR gene model, INSD accession AAW41710.1), producing MSRLGPEPRINSKHLSEHRGEIVRLIAKVATLSGDTATLETSDGGTVRIHLPRDMHIADQYVEIIGTVKEDLTIRAHTHIGLGNNLDLRAVNSVIEFSHSPIGQGVLN from the exons ATGTCGCGTCTTGGTCCTGAGC CGAGAATAAATAGCAAGCATCTTTCAGAACACCGTGGAGAGATTGTTAGACTCATCGCCAAGGTAGCGACATTGTCAGGAGATACAGCAACCCTTGAGACAAGTGATGGTGGTACTGTGA GGATTCATCTACCACGA GACATGCACATTGCCGATCAATACGTTGAGATTATCGGGACAGTCAAAGAAGATTTGACAATAAGGGCCCATACGCATATCGGTTTAGGCAATAACTTAG ATTTGAGAGCGGTCAACAGTGTCATCGAGTTTTCACATTCACCTATCGGGCAAGGTGTCCTCAATTAG